The Akkermansia sp. N21116 genome includes a region encoding these proteins:
- a CDS encoding glycoside hydrolase 43 family protein: MKKLCTISLLCLLFPAPLYAWTPDNGNGTFTNPLMWGDWPDPDVIRVGDDFYMVSTSMHYVPGSPIATSRDLVNWKMIGYAIDRYDEDPRYDLKGGSLYLNGSWANSIRYNKGKFYVAFCTPYGRGIEKGHFSVCEADKPEGPWKRTIFPEYLYDPGLFFDDDGKVYVVHGQHDLYITELNSDVKSVKGENVKIWDKGFKDSKTLGGGFGMEGSHMYKINGKYYITCPAGGTGGWQICLRSDNIYGPYEHKLIMDDDSSYPGNGLHQGGMVQLKNGDWWFIIMQDRGAIGRVPYLVPVTWVDGWPMLGANGKDAITYPKPAVGKTFPVSSPATTDEFNAPKLGLQWQWNHNPDNTKWSLTEKSGFMRLKALPARDLKDARNTLTQRVQGPNSEGTVEMDVSGLKDGNVAGFGIFQFPYAYVAVTQDGNTRKIVMCNNGAIIETPVEKFTGNKLWIRARAMDKDFTARFYYSTDGQHFIPIGNTLKMGLGLPWTANRFALFNFTTKDEGKDGHVDFNWFRFTDK; the protein is encoded by the coding sequence ATGAAAAAGCTATGCACCATAAGCCTCCTGTGCCTCCTTTTCCCAGCCCCTCTGTATGCCTGGACTCCCGACAACGGCAACGGCACGTTTACCAACCCCCTCATGTGGGGGGACTGGCCGGATCCCGATGTCATCCGCGTAGGAGACGATTTCTACATGGTATCCACCAGCATGCACTATGTTCCTGGCTCGCCCATCGCCACATCCAGGGATCTGGTCAACTGGAAGATGATCGGTTATGCCATTGACCGTTACGACGAAGACCCGCGATACGATTTGAAAGGCGGCAGTCTCTACCTCAATGGCTCCTGGGCTAACTCCATTCGCTACAACAAGGGCAAATTCTACGTCGCCTTCTGCACTCCTTATGGGCGCGGTATCGAAAAGGGACATTTTTCCGTGTGCGAAGCAGACAAACCCGAAGGCCCCTGGAAGAGAACGATTTTCCCGGAATATCTGTATGATCCCGGTCTGTTCTTCGATGATGATGGCAAGGTTTATGTCGTTCATGGACAACACGATTTGTACATCACCGAACTCAATTCCGACGTCAAATCCGTCAAGGGAGAAAACGTCAAAATATGGGATAAAGGCTTCAAGGACAGTAAGACTCTCGGCGGCGGATTCGGCATGGAAGGGTCGCACATGTACAAGATCAACGGAAAGTACTACATCACCTGTCCGGCAGGAGGTACCGGAGGATGGCAAATATGCCTCCGGTCCGACAACATTTACGGGCCTTATGAGCACAAGCTGATCATGGACGACGACAGTTCCTACCCCGGCAATGGATTGCACCAGGGGGGTATGGTCCAATTAAAAAACGGGGACTGGTGGTTCATCATCATGCAAGACCGTGGTGCTATCGGACGCGTACCCTACCTAGTTCCAGTCACATGGGTGGATGGATGGCCCATGCTGGGAGCCAATGGTAAAGATGCCATCACATATCCCAAACCAGCTGTCGGCAAAACATTCCCCGTAAGCAGTCCCGCAACGACCGATGAATTTAATGCGCCGAAACTGGGATTGCAATGGCAGTGGAACCACAATCCCGACAATACCAAATGGTCGTTGACGGAAAAGTCCGGATTCATGCGCTTGAAAGCACTCCCGGCCAGGGATCTGAAAGATGCGCGCAATACTCTAACACAGCGTGTTCAGGGGCCCAATTCGGAAGGAACCGTGGAAATGGATGTCTCCGGGCTAAAAGATGGCAATGTCGCCGGATTCGGTATTTTCCAATTTCCCTATGCCTATGTCGCCGTCACCCAGGACGGAAACACCAGAAAAATCGTTATGTGCAACAACGGTGCAATTATAGAAACACCTGTCGAGAAGTTCACCGGCAATAAACTCTGGATACGGGCTCGCGCCATGGACAAAGATTTTACAGCCCGCTTCTATTATAGCACCGACGGTCAGCATTTCATACCCATTGGCAACACTTTGAAAATGGGCCTCGGCCTGCCCTGGACAGCCAACCGTTTTGCCCTGTTCAACTTCACCACCAAAGATGAAGGCAAAGACGGACACGTCGACTTCAATTGGTTCCGCTTCACTGACAAATAA
- a CDS encoding chondroitinase family polysaccharide lyase: MNIHLHFLSMKHFDYQSLAQFISQIRDIKINLTMKASKNLLILCSWLMMPLVWGIDSGVDAASVKQTCLEGKVDSDKKADLIKLRQKYPLPLPKASAKEMEIALQQLQQYQLRRIDNTTVKGNILPDKKKITFQQARDLAQTVRGLSFAALGGNPQAKANLYLYLDGLFTDNIIECLPKGKGSSYRYTRQIPADFLSALPICDNKRKERLIAAIRDFLTINRLYSDASNTNERQINSDFIYTMLPHLFVCALHHPNDKQAILYLMEFSRFLSNCTEYTPGTKGVLKPDGTGFHHGSHYNGYMYAYNPWVEYMGRLKGSAFRINKSAYERLRKAVFSLYLMSVCSESDNNRYFANSMAGRHPFYGMNVTFPQKLFELLIEVGGDVYGSPYDPGLASCYNYFYKTRKYANAPQWDANGFYPFNYSPAAVYRQDNWIAVMRCPTAKLWGAEIYDKTNRFGRYQSHGTLEVLYEGGLAKCGYPDGENRNGAGWDWNMMPGSTTVHYTDWKTMMPAGNDSARFDQYARTTNFSGAVAGQEGGIFAAVFDQGDSWGSKRFEETNLFFRKSVFATNGMLLSLGTDISAKGNYPDEWITATNLFQNIVSEESNKLMVNGKEIQCRDKLVISSRESVWMITPASTGYFVPSGHDDIQVIYGKQSSPPSSGPANKLGEIVVAKAFIHHGIKPQGKSYQFLVVPAATEERMRELATQQESGKLFQVMRMDKQVHQAQYLPSHTIYYSLFEPVSDLSGGILLSSETPLLILEQSHKNNGELNLNLCFPDLSRPVRASVELKGIWSLKTGQDSPKVFLKSNERGNTVLKADLSKGEPLHISLNHSSK; this comes from the coding sequence ATGAATATTCATCTTCATTTCCTTTCTATGAAACACTTTGACTATCAGTCTCTTGCGCAATTTATTTCTCAAATAAGAGATATAAAAATAAATCTGACGATGAAAGCATCAAAAAATCTTTTGATTCTATGTTCCTGGTTGATGATGCCTCTTGTATGGGGTATTGATTCCGGAGTTGATGCAGCATCAGTAAAACAAACTTGCCTGGAAGGAAAAGTAGATAGCGACAAAAAAGCCGATTTGATCAAGCTGAGACAGAAATACCCTTTGCCGTTACCAAAAGCATCTGCCAAGGAAATGGAAATAGCCCTGCAACAGTTACAGCAGTATCAGTTGAGACGAATAGATAATACCACAGTCAAGGGGAATATACTTCCGGACAAAAAGAAAATTACATTCCAACAGGCCAGAGATCTAGCACAAACCGTACGAGGTTTGTCTTTTGCCGCTTTGGGGGGTAATCCTCAGGCAAAAGCAAATCTCTATCTTTATCTGGACGGTTTGTTTACAGACAATATTATTGAATGCCTCCCCAAAGGCAAAGGTAGTAGCTACAGATATACACGCCAAATTCCAGCTGATTTTCTGAGTGCACTGCCAATATGTGACAATAAGCGGAAAGAACGATTGATTGCAGCAATAAGAGATTTTTTAACAATAAATCGCTTATATTCAGATGCCTCCAACACTAATGAGAGGCAGATCAACTCAGACTTTATATATACTATGCTTCCACATCTGTTTGTCTGCGCACTGCACCATCCGAACGACAAACAAGCAATCCTGTATTTGATGGAATTTTCCCGTTTCTTGTCTAATTGTACGGAATACACTCCCGGAACAAAAGGCGTCTTAAAACCCGACGGAACAGGTTTTCATCATGGATCACATTACAACGGGTACATGTATGCCTATAATCCCTGGGTAGAATATATGGGACGTCTGAAAGGAAGTGCCTTCCGCATTAATAAATCTGCCTATGAACGACTAAGAAAAGCCGTTTTCAGTCTGTACTTAATGTCCGTCTGTTCGGAATCGGATAATAACCGTTATTTCGCAAACAGCATGGCGGGAAGACACCCTTTTTATGGAATGAATGTAACCTTTCCTCAGAAATTGTTCGAGCTTCTAATTGAGGTGGGAGGTGACGTCTACGGTAGCCCGTATGACCCGGGACTGGCATCCTGTTACAATTACTTTTACAAAACACGGAAATATGCCAACGCCCCCCAATGGGATGCTAACGGTTTCTATCCCTTTAATTACAGCCCGGCTGCCGTGTACAGACAGGACAACTGGATAGCTGTTATGCGCTGCCCAACCGCAAAATTGTGGGGAGCGGAAATCTATGACAAAACAAACCGGTTCGGCAGATATCAAAGCCACGGTACACTCGAAGTTCTTTACGAAGGAGGACTTGCCAAATGCGGCTATCCGGACGGAGAGAACAGAAATGGCGCCGGCTGGGACTGGAACATGATGCCGGGGAGTACCACTGTACACTACACAGACTGGAAAACCATGATGCCTGCCGGAAATGACTCGGCCCGGTTCGACCAATACGCCCGGACAACAAATTTCTCCGGAGCAGTGGCGGGACAAGAAGGCGGAATCTTCGCAGCAGTATTCGATCAGGGAGATTCCTGGGGAAGCAAACGGTTTGAAGAAACCAACCTTTTCTTCCGAAAATCCGTTTTCGCCACAAACGGGATGTTGCTCAGCCTAGGAACTGATATTTCCGCAAAAGGCAATTATCCGGATGAATGGATCACTGCTACAAATTTATTTCAAAATATTGTTTCTGAAGAGAGCAATAAATTGATGGTGAATGGAAAAGAAATTCAATGCAGAGACAAACTGGTGATTTCTTCCCGGGAATCCGTGTGGATGATCACTCCCGCCTCTACAGGGTACTTTGTCCCGAGTGGGCACGATGACATTCAGGTCATTTATGGGAAACAATCAAGCCCTCCATCAAGCGGTCCGGCTAACAAACTCGGGGAAATAGTGGTCGCCAAAGCTTTCATTCATCACGGAATCAAGCCTCAAGGCAAATCCTATCAATTTCTGGTTGTTCCCGCCGCAACAGAGGAGCGAATGAGAGAGCTTGCCACACAGCAGGAAAGTGGGAAATTATTCCAAGTCATGCGCATGGATAAACAAGTGCATCAGGCCCAATATTTACCCTCCCACACGATATACTATTCTTTGTTTGAACCTGTATCCGATTTATCCGGAGGCATCCTGCTATCTTCGGAAACGCCTCTGCTCATTTTGGAACAATCGCATAAAAACAACGGTGAATTAAACCTGAATCTCTGTTTCCCCGATCTTTCCCGACCTGTCCGAGCATCCGTGGAACTAAAAGGCATATGGAGTCTGAAAACCGGACAAGACTCCCCAAAGGTATTCCTAAAATCGAATGAACGGGGAAATACCGTACTTAAGGCGGATTTGTCAAAGGGTGAACCCTTGCACATTTCACTAAACCATTCTTCAAAATAA
- a CDS encoding GH92 family glycosyl hydrolase, protein MMGFTILPSPGRTEPIDYVRPQIDSHKSRWFYFASASRPFGMVSLSPDTQVRGSWNSGYLYGDKEIKCFSHVHCWQMAGVPVFPTTGEILGHKGMDAYKSPFSHEKETVIPGYHKVVLDKYGITAELTATSRIGMHRYSYPKGRTANVLIDAGAFLAHGPTTKAAFRKKSPTELTGYSILAPTMRRQKSVTVYYAISFDRPFQTCGGWEPVDKVKTLVSKKSLEGSDIGGYVSFGDLDGKPLLMKVAISYVSEEQAALNMKNELDHWDFDRVVSEARNEWNRELGKISVEGGTEQEKIKFYTDLWHSLLGRHTFSDVNGKYVDNTGNFPQIRQVPLEKGRSIRSTYNSDGFWGAEFNLNILWSIAYPKVLSDFVSTLVDYYHNGGLIARGPSGGNYTYVMVGDQAIPMIAAAYNKGIRDFDVQGAYEGCLKNSEPGGIRDHAGYELKTNCYMQNYVDKGFVPEGLPGKGSHREGCAMTLYFAYQDWCMAQFAKGMNKDEDYKKYLKRSFNYRNVFDTETGWMRPKNQDGSWIKNFAPVGKGFNMPGFVESNSAIFTYYVPHNLPDLISLLGGNKVFATKLNKQFEDAAPHQFITPHGAHAGNWVDYENQPSLHMAHLFSHAGAPWLTQYWVRRIKKEVFGNITPYGGYNGDEDQGQMGALGVLMAIGLFDVQGGASTQPYYEITSPIFDKIVISLDNRYYPGKKFVIETKNNSSENVYIQAATLNGKPWNSFRLPHSELVKGGHLILELGNTPNKKWGTASPCPCY, encoded by the coding sequence ATGATGGGATTCACTATCCTCCCGTCTCCCGGAAGGACAGAGCCCATTGACTACGTACGGCCCCAGATTGATTCCCACAAGTCACGCTGGTTCTATTTTGCCTCGGCCTCACGACCTTTCGGTATGGTCAGCCTGAGCCCCGACACACAGGTCAGGGGAAGCTGGAACTCGGGGTATCTGTATGGAGACAAGGAGATAAAATGCTTCAGCCATGTCCACTGCTGGCAGATGGCAGGCGTCCCCGTGTTCCCCACTACCGGCGAAATACTGGGGCACAAAGGCATGGATGCGTACAAATCCCCCTTTTCCCACGAAAAGGAAACCGTCATCCCCGGTTATCACAAAGTCGTTCTGGACAAATATGGTATTACGGCGGAACTAACGGCGACCTCGCGAATAGGCATGCACCGGTATTCATATCCCAAAGGACGGACGGCAAACGTCCTGATAGATGCAGGCGCCTTTCTGGCACATGGACCGACAACCAAAGCGGCTTTCAGGAAAAAGTCTCCGACAGAACTGACCGGATATTCCATCCTTGCCCCTACCATGAGGCGACAGAAAAGCGTCACCGTGTACTATGCCATCAGTTTTGACCGGCCCTTCCAGACCTGTGGAGGCTGGGAACCTGTCGACAAAGTGAAAACCCTGGTCTCCAAAAAGTCTCTGGAAGGCAGCGATATCGGCGGTTATGTGTCGTTCGGCGACTTGGACGGCAAACCACTTCTGATGAAAGTAGCCATTTCCTACGTCAGTGAAGAGCAGGCAGCCCTCAATATGAAAAACGAACTGGACCACTGGGACTTTGACCGCGTCGTCTCCGAGGCTCGCAACGAATGGAACCGGGAACTGGGGAAAATATCCGTAGAAGGCGGTACGGAACAGGAGAAAATCAAATTCTACACAGACCTGTGGCATTCCCTGCTGGGCAGGCATACCTTCTCCGATGTCAACGGAAAATATGTAGACAATACAGGGAATTTTCCTCAAATCCGGCAGGTGCCTCTGGAAAAAGGTCGTTCTATCCGCAGCACCTACAATTCCGACGGATTTTGGGGAGCCGAATTCAACCTCAATATTCTCTGGTCCATAGCCTATCCAAAAGTCCTGAGCGATTTCGTATCGACACTAGTAGATTACTATCACAATGGAGGGTTGATCGCCCGTGGTCCCAGTGGGGGCAACTACACCTACGTCATGGTGGGAGACCAGGCTATCCCGATGATTGCTGCCGCATACAATAAGGGGATCCGGGATTTTGACGTACAGGGAGCCTACGAAGGTTGTCTGAAAAACTCGGAACCCGGCGGTATACGCGACCACGCGGGGTATGAACTGAAGACCAATTGCTACATGCAGAATTACGTAGATAAAGGATTCGTCCCCGAAGGTCTGCCTGGCAAGGGCAGCCACCGGGAAGGCTGCGCCATGACTCTCTATTTCGCCTATCAGGACTGGTGCATGGCCCAGTTTGCCAAAGGAATGAACAAGGATGAGGATTACAAAAAATACCTGAAACGTTCTTTCAATTATCGGAATGTCTTTGACACCGAAACAGGCTGGATGCGCCCTAAAAACCAGGACGGTAGCTGGATCAAGAACTTTGCCCCCGTCGGCAAGGGATTCAACATGCCGGGTTTTGTGGAAAGTAACTCGGCCATTTTCACCTACTATGTCCCACACAATCTGCCGGATCTCATCTCCCTGCTCGGAGGGAACAAAGTCTTTGCCACAAAGCTGAACAAACAGTTCGAAGACGCTGCCCCTCATCAATTCATCACGCCGCATGGTGCCCATGCCGGCAACTGGGTGGATTACGAAAACCAGCCATCCCTGCACATGGCTCACCTGTTTAGTCACGCGGGAGCTCCCTGGTTAACCCAGTACTGGGTACGCCGTATCAAAAAGGAAGTCTTTGGTAACATCACACCCTATGGCGGTTACAACGGAGACGAGGATCAGGGACAAATGGGAGCTCTAGGAGTACTGATGGCTATCGGTCTATTTGATGTTCAAGGTGGGGCATCTACACAGCCGTATTATGAAATTACATCACCGATTTTCGACAAAATCGTTATCAGTCTTGATAACAGATATTATCCTGGGAAAAAGTTTGTCATTGAAACCAAAAACAACTCTTCGGAAAACGTATATATTCAAGCAGCCACACTCAACGGCAAACCTTGGAATTCTTTCCGTCTTCCTCATTCTGAACTAGTCAAGGGTGGCCATCTGATTTTGGAACTTGGCAATACTCCCAACAAAAAATGGGGGACTGCATCACCCTGCCCTTGTTATTGA
- a CDS encoding glycoside hydrolase family 97 protein, whose protein sequence is MKSFPITSLILPLVCLSLQTYASPSYQLKSPNEQLTCQIRQTPQGNVTYTLSYQGTPLIAESPMGYTTKDGTQVPGSGWHISTPQHKSYRGFWKPVWGKRSLVPERYEEVILPLKSPESGTQQTFPANIDIVVRLYDDGLAFRYNIHHTENNTRPFEKESTEFRFAGDYTAWFYNGENANIGPEKLSVCHAVRLPVMTIDTGTGHFMAIHEADLRTGEPMKLQSEEGSCDFTIPSRPGMLNSDTPSPWRVVFCGETPGVAIDSHLLELLNPPPDPSLDFSWVRPGVCVWDWRINGAKTDGFTYHMDYPSWVRMVDFASDHNIKHLVLDANWYGPEFQKDSNPLQGGKTEDVQKIIQYGKQKNVGVWLYLNDVGGRQYPLDKTLEQYARWGAAGVKYGFMNGTPEEKNARTRRITELCARNHLLIDFHDGPVHPYGQMRTWPNAITREYCQAQLDGHKVFPPATFLTSVFVNMVAGPLDMNNGMFDLRQGPTTRTDENKPVPSTLVSEAARTLIVFSGATILPDIPEYYTRYPSLLEFISAQQMPWVESKTLDGKIGEYIVMARQTPQVTLIAAATNESARDLDIDLSFLTPGYYQAIITQDGPDAHYLNNRETLHTSSKTVTEKDTLPVHLVPGGGACLLLKPIRQ, encoded by the coding sequence ATGAAATCGTTTCCTATCACTTCATTGATATTACCACTGGTATGCCTGTCGCTGCAAACGTATGCATCTCCATCGTATCAGCTCAAGTCTCCCAACGAGCAATTAACCTGCCAAATCCGGCAAACTCCACAGGGGAATGTCACGTACACATTGTCGTATCAAGGTACTCCTCTCATTGCGGAATCTCCTATGGGCTATACCACAAAAGATGGTACGCAAGTCCCCGGCTCCGGCTGGCACATTTCCACCCCGCAACATAAATCCTATCGGGGATTCTGGAAACCAGTTTGGGGTAAACGATCCCTCGTTCCGGAACGCTATGAAGAAGTCATTCTGCCCCTGAAATCCCCGGAATCCGGTACACAACAAACATTTCCGGCTAACATCGATATTGTCGTCCGGCTTTATGATGATGGGCTGGCCTTTCGTTACAACATTCACCATACGGAAAACAATACTCGCCCATTTGAAAAAGAATCGACCGAATTCCGTTTTGCCGGAGATTACACCGCTTGGTTCTACAATGGAGAAAACGCCAATATCGGCCCGGAAAAACTCTCCGTATGTCATGCCGTACGCCTCCCCGTCATGACCATTGATACTGGCACAGGCCATTTCATGGCTATCCATGAAGCAGATCTGAGAACCGGAGAGCCTATGAAATTGCAGTCGGAAGAAGGCTCTTGCGACTTCACTATCCCTTCCCGTCCCGGCATGCTGAACAGCGACACCCCATCGCCCTGGCGCGTGGTATTCTGCGGGGAAACCCCCGGAGTTGCAATCGATTCCCATCTGCTGGAGCTGTTGAATCCCCCACCTGATCCATCCTTGGACTTCTCATGGGTACGCCCCGGAGTCTGTGTCTGGGACTGGCGGATCAACGGAGCGAAAACCGATGGATTCACATACCACATGGATTACCCGTCGTGGGTACGCATGGTAGACTTCGCTTCGGACCACAACATCAAACACCTTGTTCTGGATGCCAATTGGTACGGCCCCGAATTCCAGAAGGACTCCAATCCCCTCCAAGGCGGCAAAACGGAAGACGTTCAAAAAATTATCCAGTACGGCAAACAAAAAAATGTCGGTGTCTGGCTGTATCTGAACGATGTCGGAGGCCGCCAATATCCGCTCGACAAAACGCTGGAACAATATGCCCGATGGGGAGCAGCCGGTGTCAAATACGGATTCATGAACGGGACTCCCGAAGAAAAAAATGCCCGTACCCGCCGTATCACCGAACTCTGCGCCCGCAACCATCTGCTCATCGACTTCCATGACGGTCCCGTTCATCCATATGGGCAAATGAGAACATGGCCCAATGCCATTACCCGGGAATACTGCCAAGCACAATTAGATGGTCACAAGGTATTCCCGCCAGCCACCTTCCTCACCTCCGTATTTGTCAATATGGTTGCCGGCCCCCTGGACATGAACAACGGCATGTTCGACCTGAGGCAGGGTCCAACAACACGAACCGATGAAAACAAGCCGGTTCCCTCTACTCTCGTCTCGGAAGCGGCCCGTACCTTGATTGTCTTTTCCGGCGCCACTATCCTTCCCGACATCCCGGAGTATTATACCCGGTATCCGTCCCTCCTGGAATTCATCTCCGCCCAGCAAATGCCCTGGGTCGAGAGTAAAACCCTCGATGGAAAGATTGGCGAATACATCGTCATGGCTCGCCAAACGCCCCAAGTCACACTGATCGCCGCCGCAACCAACGAATCCGCTAGGGATCTGGATATAGATCTCTCCTTCCTCACTCCCGGATATTATCAGGCAATCATCACACAGGACGGTCCCGACGCTCATTATCTGAACAATCGGGAAACCCTGCACACATCCTCCAAAACTGTGACGGAAAAAGACACCCTCCCCGTTCATCTCGTTCCCGGAGGCGGAGCGTGCCTCCTGCTTAAACCAATTAGACAATAG
- a CDS encoding DUF5054 domain-containing protein, whose protein sequence is MKKTFLVKLFIIPLVCLLFQSIGHAQVNPEVTKVYIVFKTHLDVGFTDLSSVVTRRYLSEFIPKALDLSEKLYAEHAKEKYVWTTGAWLIWKYLHTASPENVKRLDAAIRRGDIVWNAVPYTVESESMNRDLFETCLRLSQQLDKKYGKQTIAAKMTDVPGHTRSIVSPMYHAGIRFLHIGVNPASPIPSVPDFCRWRDTDGSELILVYQKDYGSENLLPGGKTAISINFTGDNHGPHTYDQVKAIYAGLHNRYPNAQLISCSFDEIARELLAMKDQLPVVTSEIGDTWIYGYGSSPKRMARFRALSELYSQWLREKKIDKNSECAINFAVELGLIAEHTQGMDVKTHLRNWDKYDMDAFLPARTSQTFQKVEQSWKELDQYIDSAIGYLPLSLQREALAKMKEINNPKSLSLTDKARTISPIPWKTSLFKGGCLKIEGLSYQMYDKNDFKNYLGKYLRTQASWAFDDIGKTGLDQSGAVSVTLSANAIKQEIRKEPKGTRTICELEFPHQEGVDPRVYPHKMYVDILEDQTGKKAEIDLTILNKPAVRLPEAYWLSFNTDQIVSIVAEKIGERVDILDVVEQGNRQMHGIDHYVDLITSAGTIRIWSETAFLVNLGEAQGINYSRNYPDKRGGIHFNLSNNLWGTNFSMWNEGSLTYRFIVERLD, encoded by the coding sequence ATGAAAAAAACATTCCTTGTTAAATTATTCATCATTCCACTGGTATGCCTGTTGTTTCAATCAATCGGACATGCTCAAGTCAACCCGGAGGTCACAAAAGTTTATATCGTCTTCAAAACCCATCTGGATGTGGGCTTCACCGACTTGAGTTCCGTTGTCACTCGGCGCTATCTATCGGAGTTTATTCCCAAGGCTTTGGATCTATCCGAAAAATTGTACGCCGAACATGCCAAGGAAAAGTATGTATGGACAACGGGAGCATGGTTGATCTGGAAGTACCTCCATACTGCCTCTCCGGAAAACGTGAAACGACTGGATGCTGCAATCCGGCGGGGAGATATCGTCTGGAACGCCGTTCCCTATACGGTCGAATCAGAGTCGATGAATCGAGATTTATTTGAAACCTGCCTGCGCCTATCACAACAACTGGACAAAAAATACGGCAAGCAAACAATTGCGGCCAAAATGACGGATGTACCGGGACATACGCGAAGCATCGTATCTCCGATGTACCACGCGGGGATCCGTTTTTTGCATATCGGAGTCAATCCCGCTTCTCCGATTCCCTCTGTACCGGATTTTTGCCGATGGAGAGATACGGACGGCAGCGAACTGATTCTGGTCTATCAAAAAGATTATGGGTCGGAAAACCTGCTCCCCGGAGGCAAGACAGCCATTTCGATCAATTTTACCGGAGACAACCACGGACCGCATACCTATGATCAGGTAAAAGCCATTTATGCCGGCCTGCATAACCGCTACCCCAATGCTCAATTAATTTCCTGTTCTTTCGATGAAATCGCTCGAGAACTGCTAGCCATGAAGGATCAACTCCCGGTAGTTACCTCCGAAATCGGCGATACCTGGATCTATGGTTACGGCAGCTCTCCTAAGCGCATGGCCCGGTTCAGAGCCTTATCCGAACTTTATTCCCAATGGCTGCGTGAAAAGAAAATAGACAAGAACAGCGAATGCGCGATCAATTTTGCCGTGGAACTGGGCCTGATTGCCGAACATACCCAGGGTATGGATGTGAAAACCCACCTCCGAAACTGGGATAAATACGACATGGATGCCTTTCTGCCTGCCCGGACATCCCAGACCTTCCAAAAGGTGGAACAATCGTGGAAGGAACTGGACCAGTACATTGATTCGGCGATCGGGTATTTACCTCTCTCCTTGCAACGGGAGGCCTTAGCCAAAATGAAAGAAATCAACAATCCGAAGTCCCTCTCATTGACAGACAAGGCCCGGACGATTTCTCCGATCCCGTGGAAGACATCGCTCTTCAAAGGGGGATGTTTGAAAATAGAAGGATTGTCGTACCAGATGTACGACAAAAATGATTTCAAGAATTATCTGGGCAAGTATTTGAGAACTCAGGCAAGCTGGGCGTTTGACGATATCGGGAAAACGGGACTGGATCAATCCGGAGCGGTAAGTGTAACTCTGTCCGCCAACGCGATTAAACAGGAAATACGCAAAGAACCGAAGGGTACGAGGACGATATGCGAGTTGGAATTCCCACACCAGGAAGGAGTTGATCCACGTGTTTACCCTCATAAAATGTATGTCGATATTCTGGAAGATCAAACCGGGAAAAAAGCGGAAATTGACCTAACCATTCTGAACAAGCCGGCAGTCCGATTGCCGGAAGCTTATTGGCTGTCTTTCAATACGGATCAAATTGTTTCCATCGTTGCTGAAAAGATAGGGGAAAGAGTCGATATTCTGGATGTGGTGGAACAAGGGAACCGGCAAATGCACGGTATCGACCATTATGTGGATTTGATCACCTCCGCCGGAACAATCCGGATATGGAGCGAAACTGCTTTCCTCGTCAATCTTGGAGAAGCCCAGGGCATCAACTATTCCCGCAACTATCCGGATAAACGGGGAGGTATCCATTTCAACTTGAGCAATAATCTCTGGGGGACGAACTTCAGCATGTGGAATGAAGGCTCCCTGACCTACCGGTTTATCGTCGAACGGCTTGATTAG